The following proteins are encoded in a genomic region of Lentilitoribacter sp. Alg239-R112:
- the dnaQ gene encoding DNA polymerase III subunit epsilon — protein sequence MREIIFDTETTGLSNKEDRIIEFGGLELDNKFPTGNSFHIYINAAGKKVHPDALEVHGITDEFLNDKPLFKDIVDDLLTFVKGAKLVAHNASFDMGFLNAELARLDIPPIGNEHVIDTLAIARRRHPMGPNSLDALCRRYGIDNSRREKHGALLDAELLAEVYIEMSGGRQTALSLVNNQDDGDQTFEATDGTIVRFGQRPEPLPSRVTDEEKQAHDLLIDGLGENSIWAKYKQ from the coding sequence ATGCGTGAAATCATCTTCGATACTGAAACAACAGGTCTTAGCAACAAGGAAGATAGAATTATTGAGTTTGGTGGTCTTGAACTTGATAACAAATTTCCAACGGGGAATTCCTTTCATATCTATATCAATGCCGCTGGTAAAAAAGTACATCCTGATGCGCTTGAAGTCCATGGTATTACTGACGAGTTCTTGAATGATAAGCCTCTGTTTAAAGACATCGTTGATGATCTTTTGACGTTTGTAAAAGGTGCAAAACTTGTTGCGCATAATGCTAGTTTTGACATGGGTTTTTTAAATGCTGAACTTGCTCGATTAGATATTCCGCCAATTGGCAATGAGCATGTTATTGATACATTGGCAATTGCTCGTCGTCGTCATCCAATGGGCCCAAATAGTTTGGATGCTTTGTGTCGTCGTTATGGAATAGATAATTCTAGACGTGAGAAGCACGGCGCGTTGCTCGATGCTGAGTTGCTTGCGGAAGTCTATATCGAAATGTCAGGTGGTCGCCAAACAGCTCTAAGTCTTGTGAATAATCAAGATGATGGCGATCAGACGTTTGAAGCAACGGATGGAACAATTGTCCGATTCGGCCAAAGACCTGAACCTTTGCCATCGCGTGTTACTGATGAAGAAAAACAAGCCCATGATTTATTAATTGATGGCCTGGGCGAAAATTCCATCTGGGCAAAATATAAGCAATAA